One segment of Gemmatimonadales bacterium DNA contains the following:
- a CDS encoding GNAT family N-acetyltransferase — MSEPSDQDQMVLIREVTAPREVAQVRSLFAEYGASLGFSLCFQGFEQEMAALPGMYAAPSGRLLLATIRGAPAGCAGMHRLGDAVAEMKRLYVRPAFRGQGLGRSLAERIVSDARGAGYRSIRLDTVVGPMDAAIALYRELGFRDIAPYRANPVPGALHMELEL, encoded by the coding sequence ATGAGCGAACCGTCGGATCAAGACCAGATGGTGCTGATCCGCGAGGTGACCGCGCCGCGAGAGGTCGCGCAGGTACGCTCGCTCTTCGCCGAGTACGGCGCCTCGCTCGGGTTCAGTCTCTGCTTTCAGGGTTTCGAGCAGGAGATGGCGGCGCTGCCGGGGATGTACGCCGCGCCGAGCGGGCGCCTGCTGCTCGCCACGATCCGCGGCGCGCCGGCGGGGTGCGCCGGGATGCACCGGCTGGGTGATGCCGTTGCCGAGATGAAGCGCCTCTACGTGCGGCCCGCGTTTCGCGGGCAGGGGCTCGGCCGCAGCCTCGCTGAGCGAATCGTATCGGACGCACGAGGGGCGGGATACCGCAGCATCCGCCTCGACACGGTCGTCGGCCCGATGGACGCCGCGATCGCGCTGTACCGCGAGCTCGGCTTCAGGGACATCGCGCCCTATCGCGCGAACCCGGTGCCGGGCGCGCTGCACATGGAGCTGGAACTGTAG